In Meleagris gallopavo isolate NT-WF06-2002-E0010 breed Aviagen turkey brand Nicholas breeding stock chromosome 5, Turkey_5.1, whole genome shotgun sequence, a single window of DNA contains:
- the SYT12 gene encoding synaptotagmin-12, which translates to MDSGHMGRYRLSATASPPRWEIGIYAAGALALLGIAAVNLWKLWRSGSYPAPSPFPNYDYRYLEQKYGTAYSDIKHKRGAAVGSKPLPSRKASLRGADTCESINELGSLELMSRDLGLAPYGPLKKSVSADSLNSVSSIGNNFGQDFTVGQVEVSMEYDGKAAALHVTLLQGKDLLEKEDARFESCFMRISLLPAEQIVGISRIQRSAYAVAFDERFSIPLDPTALEEDSLRFSVFGIDEDERNVSTGVAELKLSDLDLTVRPFNAWLYLQDMNKTVDTVGEILLSLSYLPTAERLTVVVVKAKNLIWSNGKGTADPFVKVYLLQDGRKISKKKTAVKRDDTNPVFNEAMIFSVPAIVLQDLSLRVTVAESGEDGRADNTGHVLIGPAASGMGITHWNQMLATLRKPVSMWHPLRRN; encoded by the exons ATGGACAGCGGGCACATGGGCAGATACCGGCTGAGCG CCACCGCCAGCCCTCCGCGCTGGGAGATCGGCATCTACGCGGCAGGAGCGCTGGCGCTGCTGGGCATCGCAGCTGTCAACCTGTGGAAGCTCTGGCGTTCCGGCAGCTACCCTGCACCTTCTCCGTTCCCCAACTATGACTACCGCTACCTGGAGCAGAAGTACGGGACGGCGTATTCAGACATCAAGCacaag CgtggggcagcagtgggctCGAAGCCGTTGCCCAGCCGCAAAGCCAGCCTGCGAGGCGCTGACACCTGCGAGAGCATCAAtgagctgggcagcctggagcTGATGAGCAGGGACCTGGGGCTGGCCCCCTACGGCCCTCTGAAGAAATCCGTCTCAGCTGACTCGCTCAACTCTGTCTCATCCATCGGGAACAACTTCGGGCAGGATTTCACCGTGGGGCAGGTGGAGGTGTCCATGGAGTATGACGGGAAGGCAGCCGCCCTGCACGTCACCCTACTGCAGGGCAAGGATCTGCTGGAGAAGGAGGATGCCCGCTTTGAATCTTGCTTCATGCGCATCAGCCTGCTGCCGGCTGAGCAGATTGTTGGCATCTCCCGG ATCCAGCGCAGCGCCTATGCCGTGGCCTTCGATGAGCGCTTCTCCATCCCTCTGGACCCCACGGCACTGGAGGAGGACAGCCTGCGCTTCTCTGTCTTTGGCATCGACGAGGATGAGAGGAACGTCAGCACCGGCGTGGCGGAGCTCAAGCTCTCTGACCTGGACCTGACTGTGCGTCCCTTCAATGCTTGGCTCTACCTGCAGGACATGAACAAG ACAGTCGACACGGTGGGGGAGATCCTGCTCTCCCTCAGCTACCTGCCCACGGCCGAGCGGCTGACAGTGGTGGTGGTCAAAGCCAAAAACCTCATCTGGAGCAATGGCAAGGGGACTGCAG ATCCCTTTGTCAAAGTCTACCTGCTGCAGGATGGGAGGAAGATCAGCAAGAAGAAGACAGCGGTGAAGAGGGACGACACCAACCCTGTATTCAACGAGGCCATGATCTTCTCAGTGCCGGCCATTGTGCTTCAG GACCTGTCCCTGCGGGTGACGGTTGCTGAGAGTGGCGAGGATGGCCGTGCTGACAACACAGGCCACGTCCTGATCGGCCCAGCAGCCAGCGGCATGGGCATCACCCACTGGAACCAGATGCTGGCCACGCTGAGGAAGCCCGTGTCCATGTGGCACCCGCTGCGGAGGAATTAG